TAACGTTGATAGGGTTGGGCTTTGACAAGTCAATACTCGCGCGGACAGATGTACGGGAAGACGGTGTGAAGCCGTCGCTGCCCCGCAACTGTAACCGCTGACGAGGCTCGCAACCAGGCCACTGTCCCCGCCGTTCAAGGGATGGGAAGGCGCGGGCCGAGGTTCACCCTCGGTAGGGGCAAGGCATGCCTTGCCCCTACCGAGGGCGGGATGAAGCGGAAGCCAGGAGACCGATCTGTTCGCTGATGGCTCATAACCAACTTCGCGGGAAGGGGGTGAGCGCGCAGTATTCCCATGCCCCAGCGCTTCCAGCGTCTGGGGCATTTGCGTTTTCCGGGCTGCGCACCCGAAGGGTGGAGGCGGTTCGCGGACCGCCGCCATGGAGTCACACTACCTTGAGGAGGCACTGGATTTGAGGAACGCAGGCTTCACCCTGATTGAGTTGTTGGTGGTGATCGCGATCATCTCCATCCTGGCGGCGCTGCTGTTTCCGGTGTTCGCGACGGCCCGGGACGCCGCGCGCCAGTCCAATTGCCTGTCGAACGTCAGGCAGCTGGCGATGGCGATGCTGATGTATGCGGACGACCACGACGGGACCTTCGTGCCCGCGTGGGACGAGGCCAACCTCACCCGCTGGCATGGGGCCCGCAGCAGCACCACGGAGGCCTTTGACCCGACCCGCGGGCCCATCTATCCCTACCTGAAGAGCCGCGAGATCAAGATCTGCAAGTCCTTCCATCCCGCAAGCGGATCCATCGCCTTCGAGCTGGGGACCGGGGGATACGGCTACAACGCGCAGTATGTCGGTGGTTCCCCGGCACCCTGGCCGGCTTCACTGGTCCCGGCGTCGGAGGCCGACATCACGTCGCCCGCGGACACCATCATGCTGGCCGAGACCGCCACCCTCGACTGGGACATGACGACCTACACCGGCACCGGCACCCTCATCGAGTATTCGTTTGTAGAGGCTCCGTACTACGAGGCCTACAACAATTCGCCGGCCGATCCCTCCACCCATTTCCGCCACCACGGGATGACAGGTGTCGCCTTCTGCGACGGCCACGTCAAGAGCATGCGCATGGGCCTGTCGCGCGGCAGCGGGTGGACCTACCCGGATGCGGTCTTCAAGGAGCACCAGCTTGGATTCGTGGGCACCGATAACTCGCTCTACGACCGTGACTGAAGCACCCAGGCCGGGGGGCGGATCCCTGCCGCGGGCCGCGTTGCGCCCTGACGGCATTCCGCGTCCGACCAGCCCCAGGCGGTGGAGGCGACCAGTGATGAGGCCTGCTTCGCTGCTGCCGCTGGCGGTGCTGCTGTTGGCCGGGTGCGCCGTCCCGGACGCCCGGCCGGCCAACGCCGGGGGCAACGACTTCCCGGTGACCCAGCGCGACGCACTAGGCAACCGGGTCACCGTGCGCGCGGAGCCGCAGCGCATCGTCTCCCTGGCGCCGGCGATGACCGAGATCCTCTTCGCGCTCGGGCTCGGAAACAGGATCGTCGGCGTTACCGCATACTGCGATTACCCCGCGGCAGCGAAAGCCAAGCCCAAGATCGGCGGCATCGTCAACCCCAGCGTGGAACGCATCCTGGCGCAGGCGCCGGAGCTGGCGCTGGGAACGCGCCTCAACCCCAGGCCGGTGCTGCGCACGCTGGCCCGAGCCGGCATTCCGACCTACGCCGCCGACGCCCGCGACTTCGATCAGGTGATGGCGTGCATCCGCGCCGTCGGTGCGCTCACGGGCCGGCGCCCGCAAGCGGCGCAACTGGTGGCGGCCGCGCGCGCGCGCCTGTTGGCCGTTCGCAAACAGGTCGCGGGATTGGCCGAGCCGACGGTAATCATGATCTATCAGCAGGACCCGCTGTGGGTCGCCGGCGCGGACACCTTCGCCGATCACCTGCTTCGCCTCGCCGGCGCTCGCAATGCGGCGAGAGGTATCCAAGGATACAAGCAGTACAGCGTCGAGATGCTCCTGGCGCAGGACCCGGAGGTGATTCTTCTAAGCTCGATGGCGGGGGGCGAGGAGGCGGACCAGGTGCGCGCGTTCGTCGAGCGCCCGAGTATGCGCGGCCTTTCGGCGGTGCGTCACCGCCGCGTGTACGTCATCAACGCGGACACGGTCGCTCGGGCGGGACCTCGCATCGTCGAGGGGATCGAGGTCATCGCTGCCCGGCTGCACCCGGAGGCCTTCAAGCACCGCTAGCCGCGACCGTGCGCGCATACGCCCGCGCCAGCGCCGACCATGCCGGGCCCGGATCGCCGGCGCCGATCGGTCTGCCGTCTATGCGAGTGACCGGCTGCAATTCGACGATGCTGTTGGTTAGGAAGCATTCGCTGCACATGCCGAGTTCTGCCGGCAGGACGCGGCGTTCGACCGCCTCGATCCCCTGGGCGCGCGCAAGGTCGAGGACGACCGCGCGCGTGATCCCCGGTAGCAACCCGCACTCCACAGACGGCGTTACCAGGCGCCCGTCAATGACGAAGAAGACGTTGGCGGTGGTGGCCTCGGTGATCTCCCCGGCGCAGTTGAGGAGCAGGGCCTCGTCCACCGCGCCCCGGCGGGCGGCGGCGCGCGCGCGAATGTAGGCGAGGAAGCTCAACGTCTTGTGGCGAGCCAGGGCCGCCGCCGGCGCCGAGCCCGGATGCAAGGTGATGGCGGTTACCGGGGGCGGCGGGGCCGCGCGCATCTCCAGCGCCCGCGCGATGATGCTGATACTGAAGCGCCCGGACCGCGCCTCGATCCCAGGCGCGTCACACTGCTCCGAAACAGTCAGGCGCAGGTAAGCGTCGGCCAGTCGGTTGGCCTCGAGGGTAAGCGCCAGCGCCTGTGCCAGGTCGTCCTCCCCCACCCCGAATTCGAGGCCCAACTCCGCCGCCGATGATCGCAGCCGCGCGAGGTGACGGTCGCGGGCGAAGATGCGCCCACCATAGGACCGCATGGTCTCGAACAGGCCCTCGCCGTAGAGGTAGCCGCGATCCAGCAACGGCACGCGGGCGCGATCGGTGGGGACGATCTCGCCGTTGAGGTAGGCCAGGTCTCCAGGGCGCGTCGAGCCGGTCATGCCCGCACCATGCCCATCGGCCGCGCCACGGCGGTGATAAGCGCGCGCGCTTTGTCCAGCGTTTCCTGGTACTCAGCCGCCGGTTCCGAATCGGCGACGATGCCGCCGCCGACCTGAAAATGCGCCCACCCGTCCTTGACCACGAGGGTGCGGATGACGATGCTGGTGTCCATGTCGCCGGAGAAGCAGACGTAGCCGATGGCCCCGGTGTAGATGCCGCGGCAGGTGGGCTCGAGCTCATCAATTATCTCCATGCTGCGCACCTTCGGCGCGCCGGTGATGGAGCCGCCGGGAAAACAAGCCTTCAGGCAGTCAACCGCGGTGAACTCCTTATGCAGTCGCCCCACCACCGTCGAAACCAGGTGAAACACGGTCTCGTATTTCTCGAGCGCGCATAGCTCGGTCACGTGCACGCTGCCGT
The sequence above is drawn from the Armatimonadota bacterium genome and encodes:
- a CDS encoding type II secretion system protein translates to MESHYLEEALDLRNAGFTLIELLVVIAIISILAALLFPVFATARDAARQSNCLSNVRQLAMAMLMYADDHDGTFVPAWDEANLTRWHGARSSTTEAFDPTRGPIYPYLKSREIKICKSFHPASGSIAFELGTGGYGYNAQYVGGSPAPWPASLVPASEADITSPADTIMLAETATLDWDMTTYTGTGTLIEYSFVEAPYYEAYNNSPADPSTHFRHHGMTGVAFCDGHVKSMRMGLSRGSGWTYPDAVFKEHQLGFVGTDNSLYDRD
- a CDS encoding helical backbone metal receptor, producing the protein MRPASLLPLAVLLLAGCAVPDARPANAGGNDFPVTQRDALGNRVTVRAEPQRIVSLAPAMTEILFALGLGNRIVGVTAYCDYPAAAKAKPKIGGIVNPSVERILAQAPELALGTRLNPRPVLRTLARAGIPTYAADARDFDQVMACIRAVGALTGRRPQAAQLVAAARARLLAVRKQVAGLAEPTVIMIYQQDPLWVAGADTFADHLLRLAGARNAARGIQGYKQYSVEMLLAQDPEVILLSSMAGGEEADQVRAFVERPSMRGLSAVRHRRVYVINADTVARAGPRIVEGIEVIAARLHPEAFKHR
- a CDS encoding aminotransferase class IV, translating into MTGSTRPGDLAYLNGEIVPTDRARVPLLDRGYLYGEGLFETMRSYGGRIFARDRHLARLRSSAAELGLEFGVGEDDLAQALALTLEANRLADAYLRLTVSEQCDAPGIEARSGRFSISIIARALEMRAAPPPPVTAITLHPGSAPAAALARHKTLSFLAYIRARAAARRGAVDEALLLNCAGEITEATTANVFFVIDGRLVTPSVECGLLPGITRAVVLDLARAQGIEAVERRVLPAELGMCSECFLTNSIVELQPVTRIDGRPIGAGDPGPAWSALARAYARTVAASGA